In Cryomorphaceae bacterium, the following proteins share a genomic window:
- a CDS encoding PorT family protein: protein MGTFRTILVLLLMVTALPAHSQKRNKYKQLNLQGFDDRRYHFGFALGVNSANSYINPNLNTAFSDSLLSLSTGSAAGFNLGIVTQLKLVNNLALRFVPTLTFQERLLNYEFYSSDGFNNVQSYEKRIESVFIDFPLHFKYRSDRINNFAVYVLFGGKYSLDVATQKDVRNVLLEELIVKLRQHDFAGEVGGGFDFFLPYFKFGIELKLSVGIPNMLIQDNTIFSNPIESLRTRTFMISFTFEG, encoded by the coding sequence TTGGGTACTTTCCGAACCATACTTGTTCTGCTGCTCATGGTTACTGCGCTTCCGGCACACAGCCAGAAACGCAATAAATACAAGCAACTCAACCTGCAGGGTTTCGACGATCGTCGCTATCATTTCGGGTTTGCCCTAGGTGTAAACAGCGCCAACAGTTACATCAACCCCAACCTGAACACGGCCTTTTCGGATTCGCTCCTGAGCCTGAGCACGGGAAGCGCGGCCGGTTTTAACCTCGGTATTGTAACGCAGCTTAAACTCGTGAACAACCTGGCTCTGCGTTTTGTGCCTACGCTCACCTTTCAGGAGCGCCTGCTGAATTACGAGTTCTACTCGTCGGATGGCTTCAACAACGTGCAGAGCTACGAAAAGCGCATTGAAAGTGTGTTTATTGACTTTCCGCTACACTTTAAGTATCGCTCAGACCGCATCAACAACTTTGCGGTGTATGTGCTCTTTGGCGGGAAATACAGCCTGGATGTGGCCACGCAAAAAGATGTGCGAAACGTGCTGCTCGAAGAGTTGATCGTAAAGCTGCGTCAACACGACTTTGCCGGTGAAGTGGGCGGTGGATTTGACTTTTTCCTGCCCTACTTCAAGTTCGGCATAGAGCTGAAGTTAAGCGTGGGAATACCCAATATGCTTATTCAGGACAACACCATTTTCTCCAATCCGATCGAGTCGCTGCGCACCCGTACCTTTATGATTTCCTTCACTTTCGAGGGATAA
- a CDS encoding ribulose-phosphate 3-epimerase — MSHLVAPSLLSADFANLLPDIEMVNASDADWFHLDVMDGVFVPNISFGLPVIEAVNRHTLKPLDVHLMIVNPDPFITRFAEAGANVLTVHVEACTHLHRTIQAIKAENMHAGVAVNPHSAINDLEDIIGEIELVCLMSVNPGFGGQKFIENTYRKIERLRKLIDRNGSKAKIEIDGGVGVGNAKKLVEAGADVLVAGNAVFGADDPVAAIAHLKNP; from the coding sequence ATGTCACACCTTGTAGCCCCTTCTCTGCTCTCTGCTGATTTTGCCAACCTCCTGCCCGACATTGAAATGGTCAATGCAAGTGATGCAGACTGGTTTCATCTGGATGTGATGGACGGAGTGTTTGTTCCCAATATCAGCTTTGGGCTACCGGTGATTGAAGCGGTAAACAGGCACACCCTGAAACCGCTGGACGTGCACCTGATGATTGTAAATCCTGACCCTTTTATTACGCGCTTTGCCGAGGCGGGCGCCAACGTACTTACCGTGCACGTTGAGGCTTGCACACATCTGCACCGCACCATTCAGGCCATCAAGGCCGAGAATATGCATGCCGGAGTAGCTGTAAATCCGCACTCCGCCATCAACGACCTTGAGGACATTATCGGCGAAATAGAATTGGTTTGCCTGATGTCGGTAAACCCCGGGTTTGGCGGGCAGAAGTTTATTGAGAACACCTACCGCAAAATTGAGCGACTGCGCAAACTGATTGACCGCAATGGTTCAAAAGCCAAGATTGAAATTGACGGTGGCGTAGGGGTCGGCAACGCCAAAAAGCTGGTGGAAGCTGGCGCAGACGTGCTCGTAGCCGGCAACGCAGTATTTGGGGCCGATGACCCGGTTGCTGCCATTGCCCATCTGAAAAATCCTTAG
- a CDS encoding FAD-binding protein: MAKPDELTVDIRVRPEDMDHPEKIHEQLLAQTGGKAASFIRHKIIHRSIDARKKPVVFQLRVLLSNKPEAALGGITPRVFKEPETAKRAAIIGAGPAGLFAALKLLEMGVQPVVFERGKDVRSRRRDLAAINRDHIVNPESNYCFGEGGAGTYSDGKLYTRSKKRGDVHSVLATLVQFGAHPDILVDAHPHIGTNKLPGIITSMRETIIEHGGEVRFGAKLTGLVIEAGNIRGLEINQSESHRFDHVILATGHSARDIFRLLHNEGITIEAKPFALGVRIEHPQEVIDSMQYRCSTRPETLPPASYAWTAQHNGRGIYSFCMCPGGIIAPCATAQEEVVTNGWSPSKRNNPFANSGVVVSILPHDWQPWKDAGPLAALEYQSAVERTAWEAGGKRQSAPAQRLKDYLDRKTSAELPECSYKPGIVPYDLRQVLPASVAAALENGLRATVRKMPPYLHRDAVMVGVESRTSSPVRIPRLPDTLQHPEVAGLYPCGEGAGYAGGIVSAAMDGERCAMVCAEMLSGRKPVSGNK, encoded by the coding sequence ATGGCAAAACCGGATGAGCTTACCGTAGATATCCGCGTGCGGCCGGAGGACATGGATCACCCCGAAAAAATTCACGAGCAGCTACTGGCACAAACGGGGGGCAAAGCGGCTTCGTTCATCCGCCACAAAATCATTCACCGCTCAATAGACGCGCGCAAAAAACCCGTGGTCTTTCAGTTGCGGGTGCTTCTCAGCAACAAGCCTGAAGCGGCATTGGGCGGCATCACACCGCGGGTGTTCAAAGAACCCGAAACGGCCAAGCGCGCCGCCATTATCGGAGCGGGTCCTGCGGGGTTGTTTGCCGCCCTCAAGCTACTGGAGATGGGCGTTCAACCCGTTGTTTTTGAGCGCGGAAAGGACGTTCGTTCGCGCAGACGCGACCTTGCGGCCATCAACCGCGACCACATTGTAAATCCTGAGTCCAACTATTGCTTTGGCGAGGGCGGCGCCGGCACCTATTCCGATGGTAAACTCTACACGCGCTCCAAAAAGCGGGGCGACGTACACTCCGTACTCGCAACGCTTGTGCAATTTGGCGCCCACCCCGACATTCTGGTGGATGCCCACCCGCATATCGGCACCAACAAACTGCCGGGCATTATCACCTCCATGCGAGAAACCATCATTGAACACGGCGGTGAGGTGCGTTTCGGAGCCAAACTTACCGGTTTGGTGATTGAAGCAGGTAATATCCGCGGCCTAGAAATCAATCAAAGCGAGAGCCACCGCTTTGACCATGTCATTCTTGCCACGGGACATTCTGCCAGAGACATCTTTCGTTTGCTTCACAACGAGGGCATTACTATTGAAGCCAAGCCTTTTGCACTGGGCGTGCGCATAGAACACCCGCAGGAAGTGATTGACAGTATGCAGTACAGATGCAGCACAAGGCCCGAAACTTTACCACCTGCTTCTTACGCCTGGACAGCCCAGCACAACGGCCGTGGCATTTACTCGTTTTGTATGTGTCCGGGTGGAATCATCGCACCATGCGCCACCGCGCAGGAAGAGGTGGTCACCAACGGCTGGTCGCCCTCCAAACGAAACAACCCCTTTGCAAATTCGGGGGTGGTGGTTAGCATTTTGCCGCACGACTGGCAGCCGTGGAAAGATGCCGGTCCGCTGGCTGCCCTCGAATACCAGAGCGCAGTAGAGCGAACAGCATGGGAGGCAGGCGGTAAGCGCCAATCCGCTCCTGCCCAGCGCCTAAAAGACTACCTGGATCGCAAGACTTCTGCCGAACTTCCGGAGTGCTCCTATAAACCCGGCATTGTGCCTTATGACCTGCGGCAGGTACTTCCGGCAAGTGTTGCCGCCGCGCTCGAAAACGGGCTCCGTGCAACCGTTCGCAAAATGCCGCCTTACCTCCACCGCGATGCCGTGATGGTAGGTGTTGAGTCCAGAACCTCATCGCCTGTTCGCATCCCGCGTTTGCCCGACACGCTTCAGCACCCCGAGGTGGCGGGACTGTATCCCTGCGGTGAGGGCGCGGGCTACGCCGGAGGAATTGTATCCGCTGCCATGGACGGCGAGCGATGTGCAATGGTTTGTGCGGAAATGCTCAGCGGCCGGAAACCGGTAAGCGGGAACAAATAA
- a CDS encoding class I fructose-bisphosphate aldolase gives MTLNQITELLGDKANNLLQHECTTIQRELLHLPGGDFVERSFGPGNRNPQVLNNLERIYSHGNLGGTGYLSILPVDQGIEHSAGASFAPNPIYFDPENIVKLAVEGGCNAVASTFGVLAANSRKYAHKIPFVVKINHNELLTYPNKFDQIPFGSVREAWNLGAAAVGATIYFGSEESSRQIIEIAEAFEEAHELGMATILWCYLRNSGFKKDGTDYHTATDITAQANHLGVTIQADIIKQKLPTNNGGYTALNFGKTHTRVYDQLSSDHPIDLCRYQVANCYMGRIGLINSGGASAGSTDLAEAVETAVINKRAGGHGLISGRKAFQKPMNEGVALLNAIQSVYLNKDITLA, from the coding sequence ATGACTCTGAACCAAATCACTGAATTGCTGGGCGATAAAGCCAACAACCTACTCCAGCACGAATGCACAACCATTCAGCGTGAACTGCTCCATCTGCCGGGGGGCGATTTTGTAGAACGATCATTTGGTCCCGGCAACAGGAATCCTCAGGTATTGAACAATCTGGAGCGCATTTATTCGCATGGAAACCTCGGCGGCACAGGTTACCTTTCCATTTTGCCGGTAGATCAGGGAATTGAGCACAGCGCAGGTGCATCTTTTGCGCCCAACCCCATCTACTTCGACCCTGAGAACATTGTGAAGCTTGCGGTTGAAGGAGGATGCAACGCAGTGGCCTCAACCTTTGGTGTACTGGCAGCCAACTCGCGCAAATACGCACATAAAATTCCGTTTGTGGTGAAAATTAACCACAACGAACTGCTCACCTACCCCAACAAGTTCGACCAGATTCCATTTGGAAGCGTTCGGGAAGCATGGAACCTCGGTGCAGCGGCTGTAGGTGCTACCATTTACTTTGGTTCTGAGGAATCTTCAAGACAAATTATAGAAATAGCCGAGGCTTTTGAAGAGGCTCATGAATTGGGCATGGCTACCATTTTGTGGTGCTACCTTCGCAACAGCGGTTTCAAGAAAGACGGTACCGACTATCATACTGCCACCGACATCACCGCTCAGGCCAATCACCTGGGTGTGACCATTCAGGCGGATATTATCAAACAAAAGCTCCCCACGAACAACGGAGGTTACACCGCGCTGAATTTTGGAAAAACACACACCAGAGTTTACGACCAGCTCAGCAGCGATCACCCCATTGATCTGTGCCGATACCAGGTAGCCAACTGCTACATGGGGCGCATTGGCTTGATTAACTCAGGCGGAGCATCTGCGGGATCGACCGATTTGGCAGAAGCCGTCGAAACCGCAGTGATCAACAAAAGAGCCGGTGGTCACGGACTGATTTCCGGTCGTAAGGCATTTCAAAAACCCATGAATGAGGGGGTAGCTTTGCTCAACGCCATTCAATCGGTATATTTGAACAAGGATATCACCCTGGCATAG
- a CDS encoding sigma-70 family RNA polymerase sigma factor: protein MRQLKISKQVTNRETASLDKYLQEIGRVDLISAEEEVELARRIKTGDQEALERLTKANLRFVVSVAKQYQNQGLTLPDLINEGNLGLIKAAQRFDETRGFKFISYAVWWIRQSILQALAEQARIVRLPLNKIGSINKVNRAFSKLEQEFERPPSMEELAEVLEMSLEDVKQTLRNSGRHVSMDAPLTNDESSSGNMYDILSNDDVPGPETRIMADSLRKEIERSLHTLTTREADVIRLYFGIDNTHSMTLEEIGERFDLTRERVRQIKEKAIRRLKHTARSKVLRAYLG, encoded by the coding sequence ATGAGACAGTTAAAAATATCGAAGCAGGTTACCAACCGGGAGACGGCGTCGCTCGATAAGTACCTGCAGGAAATTGGTCGGGTGGACCTGATTTCGGCCGAAGAGGAGGTAGAATTGGCACGCAGGATAAAAACCGGCGACCAGGAAGCATTGGAAAGGCTCACCAAGGCCAACCTTCGCTTTGTGGTTTCGGTGGCCAAGCAATACCAGAATCAAGGACTTACACTACCAGATCTTATCAATGAGGGAAACCTCGGATTGATAAAAGCCGCGCAGCGATTTGATGAAACGAGGGGGTTTAAATTCATTTCATACGCTGTTTGGTGGATTCGCCAGTCGATTCTTCAGGCATTGGCCGAGCAGGCGCGAATCGTGAGGCTTCCGCTCAATAAAATCGGTTCCATCAACAAGGTAAACCGCGCATTTTCCAAACTGGAGCAGGAATTTGAGCGACCGCCATCGATGGAGGAACTGGCCGAGGTGCTGGAAATGTCGCTCGAAGACGTAAAACAAACATTGCGCAACTCCGGACGCCATGTAAGCATGGACGCCCCACTCACCAATGATGAGAGCTCATCGGGAAACATGTACGACATCCTCAGCAATGATGACGTACCAGGGCCCGAGACCCGCATCATGGCCGACTCGCTCCGCAAAGAAATTGAACGTTCGCTTCACACACTCACCACCCGCGAGGCAGATGTTATCCGCCTTTACTTCGGAATTGACAATACACATTCCATGACGCTTGAGGAAATCGGTGAGCGCTTTGACCTCACCCGTGAGCGCGTTCGGCAAATCAAGGAAAAAGCCATCCGAAGGTTGAAACATACCGCAAGAAGCAAGGTTCTCAGAGCTTACCTGGGTTAA
- a CDS encoding alanine dehydrogenase → MNLIKVALIREGKVPPDKRVALTPVQCKELVERFPSLQIVAQKSAIRAIEDAEYAKQGIELRDDVSDCDIMIGVKEVNIDELIPNKTYLFFSHTFKKQPYNRKLLQAILNKRIRLIDYEVMTYSGGGRVLGFGRYAGIVGAYNSLLAYGRKTGLFSLKPAHKCFDRTEVERELSKVKFPDNFRMVMTGFGRVGMGAREIIDLVPVEQVSHHDFLERDFNRPVFTHINVENYNIHRDGEDFSREHFYAFPEEYMSTFPRYAHRAQLYIACHYWGAGAPYIFTREDTKHPDFALQVVGDISCDIDGPVASTLRPSTIADPHYGYDPQTETEVDFMHPGAIGVMAIDNLPCELPRDASEDFGSELMEKVMPCLLGQDDDGIIERAAQTTLQGELAPAFAYLKGYVEGKD, encoded by the coding sequence ATGAACTTGATAAAGGTTGCTTTGATTCGCGAAGGCAAAGTTCCGCCAGATAAACGTGTGGCCCTCACACCTGTACAGTGTAAAGAGCTGGTGGAGCGTTTCCCGTCACTTCAAATAGTGGCACAAAAAAGCGCCATCCGGGCCATCGAAGATGCGGAATACGCCAAACAAGGCATCGAATTGCGTGACGATGTGTCAGACTGCGACATCATGATCGGCGTAAAGGAGGTAAACATTGACGAGCTCATTCCCAATAAAACCTACCTCTTCTTTTCGCACACGTTTAAAAAGCAACCCTACAACCGCAAGTTGTTGCAAGCCATACTCAACAAGCGTATCCGATTGATTGACTATGAAGTAATGACCTACAGCGGAGGTGGCAGGGTACTGGGCTTTGGCAGATATGCGGGTATCGTTGGGGCTTACAACAGCTTACTGGCCTACGGACGAAAAACCGGCCTTTTCAGCCTGAAGCCCGCGCATAAGTGCTTCGATCGTACTGAGGTAGAACGTGAACTCTCCAAAGTGAAGTTTCCCGATAACTTTCGCATGGTGATGACCGGTTTTGGCAGAGTGGGCATGGGAGCCCGTGAAATCATTGATCTTGTTCCTGTGGAGCAGGTAAGCCATCACGATTTCCTGGAACGCGATTTTAATCGCCCGGTTTTCACGCACATCAACGTGGAGAACTACAACATTCACCGCGACGGAGAAGACTTCAGCCGGGAGCATTTCTACGCCTTTCCCGAGGAATACATGTCCACTTTTCCGCGATACGCCCACCGGGCTCAGCTCTATATTGCCTGTCATTATTGGGGTGCGGGAGCTCCGTACATTTTCACCCGGGAAGACACCAAACACCCTGATTTTGCCTTGCAGGTGGTGGGAGATATTTCCTGTGATATTGACGGACCGGTGGCCAGTACCCTGAGGCCCTCAACCATTGCCGACCCTCACTATGGCTACGATCCCCAAACCGAAACGGAGGTGGACTTTATGCATCCTGGGGCTATTGGGGTGATGGCCATAGACAATCTGCCGTGTGAATTACCGCGCGATGCCTCAGAGGATTTTGGTAGCGAGCTTATGGAAAAGGTAATGCCTTGCCTGTTGGGCCAAGACGACGATGGAATCATTGAACGGGCCGCGCAAACCACATTGCAAGGCGAACTGGCTCCTGCGTTTGCCTACCTCAAGGGTTATGTTGAGGGTAAGGATTAG
- a CDS encoding polyribonucleotide nucleotidyltransferase, whose translation MNYELVTKTIDLGDGKAITLETGKLAKQADGAVVARMGNTMLLATVVAAQEAREGVDFLPLTVEYREKYSATGKFPGGFFKREARPSEDEILTMRLVDRALRPLFPDDFHAEVQVIINLISGDREHVPDAMACLAASAAIAVSDIPFNGPVSEVRVARINGEYVVNPTATEMKDSDMDMIIAGTLDNIMMVEGEMSEVSEDDMLKAIEVGHAAVKQQCQALVELGQAVPKSHTKRTYQHEPVPDEALYEDVKAACYQACYDIAKSGHPSKVLRKELFSAVKEEYVSKFSEDELAEKAWYINTYYKKVEKEAVRDAVLNEGIRLDGRKTTDIRPIWCEVDYLPMTHGSAIFTRGETQSLTTLTLGSSRDEQTIDSALIEGSSDFMLHYNFPPFCTGEARPIRSTSRREIGHGNLALRALKPVIPPQEENPYTIRIVSDILESNGSSSMATVCAGTLSLMDGGVKIKRPVSGIAMGMIAKPSTGQIAILSDILGDEDHLGDMDFKVTGTSQGITACQMDIKVDGLTFETLKTALLQAKDGREHILNEMLKTISEPRADYKDHTPRIISFTIPKEFIGPVIGPGGKIIQEIQAETNTVISIDEEDGVGVVAIMSQNKEDIQRAEKMVKQIAFPPTVEVGEEYEGKVKSIMPYGAFVEILPGMDGLLHISEIEWHRLDRVEDAIKEGELVKFKVTGKDPKSGKFKLSRKVLLPKPESAN comes from the coding sequence ATGAATTACGAATTGGTAACAAAAACAATTGACCTCGGTGATGGAAAGGCCATTACCCTCGAAACCGGAAAACTTGCCAAGCAAGCAGATGGAGCTGTAGTAGCCCGAATGGGAAACACCATGCTACTCGCAACTGTTGTTGCAGCCCAGGAAGCACGTGAAGGCGTAGATTTTCTGCCACTTACTGTAGAATACCGCGAAAAATACTCCGCTACCGGAAAATTCCCCGGTGGGTTTTTCAAACGCGAAGCCCGTCCGTCGGAGGATGAAATATTAACCATGCGATTGGTAGACCGCGCTCTGCGCCCGCTATTTCCCGATGATTTTCACGCAGAGGTTCAAGTGATCATCAACCTGATTTCAGGTGATCGCGAGCATGTTCCCGATGCCATGGCCTGCCTTGCCGCATCCGCCGCAATTGCTGTATCCGACATACCTTTCAATGGCCCTGTTTCAGAGGTGCGCGTAGCTCGAATCAATGGCGAGTACGTGGTGAATCCTACCGCTACCGAAATGAAAGATTCGGACATGGACATGATTATCGCTGGTACACTAGACAACATCATGATGGTGGAAGGTGAAATGAGTGAAGTGAGTGAGGACGACATGCTCAAAGCCATTGAAGTAGGGCATGCTGCTGTAAAGCAACAGTGCCAAGCACTAGTGGAGCTTGGTCAAGCTGTTCCTAAATCGCACACCAAGCGCACATATCAGCACGAACCCGTTCCTGACGAAGCACTTTACGAAGACGTAAAAGCTGCTTGCTATCAGGCATGTTATGACATTGCCAAGAGTGGACATCCATCCAAAGTTCTCCGCAAGGAATTGTTCTCTGCCGTAAAAGAGGAATACGTATCGAAATTCTCTGAAGACGAGCTCGCTGAAAAGGCTTGGTACATTAACACATATTACAAAAAAGTTGAAAAAGAAGCTGTTCGCGATGCAGTGCTCAACGAAGGCATTCGTCTGGATGGTCGTAAAACTACTGACATTCGTCCTATCTGGTGCGAAGTGGATTACCTGCCCATGACCCATGGATCAGCCATCTTTACCCGTGGCGAAACCCAGTCGCTTACCACCCTCACACTCGGATCCAGTCGCGATGAGCAAACCATTGACAGCGCATTAATTGAAGGAAGTTCAGACTTTATGCTGCACTACAACTTCCCGCCGTTCTGTACCGGTGAGGCCCGCCCCATACGCTCTACCAGCAGAAGAGAAATCGGTCATGGAAACCTGGCATTGCGCGCCTTGAAGCCGGTAATTCCTCCACAGGAAGAAAACCCATATACCATTCGTATCGTTTCGGACATTCTCGAATCGAACGGATCTTCGTCAATGGCTACCGTTTGTGCCGGAACATTGTCGCTGATGGATGGTGGTGTAAAAATCAAGCGCCCCGTTTCCGGTATAGCCATGGGTATGATTGCCAAGCCATCAACCGGGCAAATAGCCATTCTGTCAGACATTTTAGGTGATGAAGATCACCTGGGAGATATGGACTTTAAAGTAACAGGAACATCTCAGGGAATAACTGCCTGCCAGATGGACATCAAGGTGGACGGACTCACATTTGAGACCCTGAAAACGGCCCTGCTTCAAGCCAAAGACGGAAGAGAGCACATTTTGAACGAAATGCTCAAAACCATCTCTGAGCCGCGCGCGGATTACAAAGACCACACTCCCCGTATTATTTCCTTCACCATTCCCAAGGAATTCATCGGGCCGGTTATCGGACCCGGTGGAAAAATCATTCAGGAGATTCAAGCGGAAACCAATACGGTTATTTCCATTGATGAGGAAGACGGCGTTGGTGTAGTAGCCATTATGTCGCAAAACAAGGAAGACATTCAGCGCGCCGAGAAGATGGTGAAGCAAATTGCCTTCCCTCCTACCGTTGAAGTTGGCGAAGAATACGAAGGGAAAGTAAAGTCCATTATGCCTTACGGGGCTTTTGTAGAAATCCTCCCCGGTATGGACGGACTCCTGCACATCTCAGAAATTGAATGGCACCGCCTCGATCGCGTGGAAGACGCCATCAAAGAAGGCGAACTGGTGAAATTTAAGGTTACCGGAAAAGATCCCAAGTCGGGTAAATTTAAACTTTCGCGAAAAGTTTTGCTTCCTAAACCTGAATCAGCAAACTAA
- a CDS encoding 30S ribosomal protein S15 → MYLTTEKKKEIFKQYGESETNTGSTEGQIALFTYRIQHLTEHLKNNRKDFNTERSLVRLVGKRRRLLDYLKANDIEKYRALIKDLGIRK, encoded by the coding sequence ATGTATTTAACTACCGAAAAGAAAAAAGAGATTTTTAAGCAGTACGGAGAGTCGGAGACTAACACCGGAAGCACCGAAGGGCAAATCGCCCTTTTTACCTACCGCATTCAGCACCTTACCGAGCACCTGAAGAACAACCGCAAGGATTTCAACACCGAGCGGTCGTTGGTGCGTTTGGTTGGTAAGCGTCGCCGTTTGCTGGATTACCTGAAAGCTAATGACATTGAGAAGTACCGGGCCCTTATTAAGGATCTTGGCATCCGAAAGTAA
- a CDS encoding RNA methyltransferase — MISLSAERRISLSSSISISFLRSQYSSSARRRVGPQEAITTANKTMATVLCTEAVRKCFSLCFTRPLEIRANLVISNAEIKRLRRLHQKKYRDAERLFLAEGTKLMEEMARAGVKPAGVWAAHSLNASLPFEAERISEEQMRKISALSTPPGVLAVVPYLTDEAVTPWRGWAMYLSGVSDPGNMGTLLRIADWFGLSAVFCSPACVDVYNPKVVQASMGAVFRVPFRQNCDSDWLQGVAESGITVVSAEMQGTPVQDFQWPERGLLVMGSESHGVEPGVEALVSERVTIPRVGEAESLNVAVAAGIICSRLPVSGR; from the coding sequence ATGATTTCATTGAGCGCCGAACGGCGGATTTCGCTGTCGTCGAGCATCTCAATTTCGTTCTTGCGCAGCCAGTACTCATCGTCGGCAAGGCGCCGCGTAGGGCCGCAAGAAGCCATTACCACCGCCAATAAAACGATGGCCACAGTTTTATGTACCGAAGCTGTTCGCAAATGTTTTTCTTTGTGCTTCACGCGCCCCTTGGAGATACGCGCAAACTTAGTGATAAGCAACGCCGAAATAAAACGACTACGCCGACTTCATCAAAAAAAGTACCGCGACGCCGAGCGGCTTTTTCTGGCCGAAGGCACCAAACTCATGGAGGAAATGGCGCGTGCCGGTGTTAAACCCGCGGGCGTATGGGCTGCGCACAGCCTCAATGCTTCGCTGCCTTTTGAGGCTGAGCGGATTTCAGAGGAGCAAATGCGTAAAATAAGTGCCCTCAGTACACCTCCGGGAGTATTGGCTGTGGTGCCGTACTTGACTGATGAGGCGGTGACCCCATGGAGGGGATGGGCCATGTACCTGAGCGGCGTGAGCGACCCCGGCAATATGGGGACCCTGCTGCGCATTGCCGATTGGTTCGGACTGAGTGCGGTGTTTTGCTCGCCCGCTTGTGTGGACGTGTACAACCCCAAAGTGGTGCAGGCTTCGATGGGAGCGGTGTTCAGGGTTCCTTTTCGGCAAAATTGCGATTCAGACTGGCTTCAGGGTGTTGCAGAAAGTGGTATTACGGTGGTATCAGCTGAGATGCAGGGCACACCGGTTCAGGATTTTCAATGGCCTGAAAGGGGCTTGCTGGTGATGGGAAGCGAGTCGCATGGCGTAGAGCCCGGGGTTGAGGCATTGGTGAGTGAGCGCGTTACCATTCCGAGGGTAGGAGAGGCCGAATCGTTGAATGTGGCCGTAGCGGCAGGTATTATTTGTTCCCGCTTACCGGTTTCCGGCCGCTGA
- a CDS encoding acetyl-CoA carboxylase carboxyltransferase subunit beta has protein sequence MGWFKRNKEGITTSTKDKRETPEGLWYKCPKCKHVVTSEEHYDTLWVCAKCEYHEKIGSEEYFYLLFDEHKYVEVNKNLSSGDPLNFEDTKKYTDRIAQTQEKTGLKDAIRTAYGLIHGTEVMVAAMDFRFIGGSMGSVVGEKISRSIDHCLKKKIPLIIISKSGGARMMEAGFSLMQMAKTSAKLTQLANAKLPFISILTDPTTGGVTASFAMLGDLNIAEPGALIGFAGPRVVRETIGRDLPEDFQTAEFVKEHGFLDYIVDRRKLKDNLANVLSMLKYHA, from the coding sequence ATGGGTTGGTTTAAGCGAAACAAAGAAGGGATTACCACCTCCACCAAAGACAAAAGGGAAACCCCTGAAGGGCTGTGGTACAAATGCCCGAAGTGCAAGCATGTAGTAACCAGCGAGGAGCACTATGACACACTTTGGGTCTGTGCCAAATGCGAGTACCACGAAAAAATCGGTTCAGAAGAATACTTCTACCTTCTGTTTGATGAACACAAATACGTGGAGGTCAACAAAAATCTATCTTCCGGCGACCCGCTCAATTTTGAAGACACCAAGAAGTACACCGATCGGATTGCCCAAACCCAGGAGAAAACCGGTCTTAAGGATGCTATTCGCACAGCCTATGGATTGATACATGGCACCGAAGTCATGGTGGCAGCCATGGATTTCCGTTTTATTGGCGGGTCAATGGGCTCTGTGGTTGGAGAAAAAATCTCTCGGTCCATTGACCACTGCCTCAAGAAAAAAATACCCCTTATCATCATCTCCAAATCGGGGGGAGCCCGGATGATGGAAGCCGGTTTCTCGTTGATGCAAATGGCCAAAACCTCTGCCAAACTCACCCAACTGGCCAACGCAAAACTGCCTTTTATATCTATCCTCACTGACCCCACCACCGGGGGCGTAACCGCATCATTTGCTATGTTGGGCGACCTGAACATAGCAGAACCGGGTGCCCTGATTGGATTTGCCGGTCCGCGAGTGGTGCGCGAAACCATAGGTCGTGATCTTCCAGAAGATTTTCAAACTGCTGAATTTGTGAAGGAACACGGCTTTTTGGACTACATCGTAGATCGCCGCAAGCTCAAAGACAATCTGGCCAATGTGCTCAGCATGTTAAAATATCACGCATAA